A stretch of Streptomyces vietnamensis DNA encodes these proteins:
- a CDS encoding relaxase/mobilization nuclease domain-containing protein codes for MIPSINPPGDRTIGLLAYLYGPGKREEHVDPHLVASFDGMAPDPGRDPGATLKALQRLLDQPVQALPEHARPAKHVWHTSVRTAPGDRMLSDEEWAEVARRIVAATGIDPGEGQPGCRWAAVRHADDHIHIVATLVCEDGTRPDDFRSGKRAQAEARLIEKELGLHQVAPGDGTAAQRPTSAERHKAERQGRERTAREELRETVRRAVAGATGDEEFFDRLAAAGLLVKKRVAPSGDLLGYKVALPDDRNKDGEPVYYPGARLAPDLSLPRIRERWSMDQPESPPPPGPMAPSAARRHAAAALSDAVLLVHNGEDAVAAAHISAAGEVLDALAKTSAAHTRHQLREAAWAFERATRSHIRAARGHDQALRQAARELVRGGPALGRGEDGATTAMAIDVLLFLITAAAHWHARKGHAQQAEAAHQAAEHLRSAYRVAAEQPLAVLHQRGRNLARPLLERQAAAVRAAMPQLAEQVLAEPGWPSLAATLADAEAAGHISAALLADAAGRRELGTAESVSDVLVWRVRRMTDLPADPHPEYLAVVGLKRDAAAPGPAEALGASTANAPVRRR; via the coding sequence GTGATCCCCAGCATCAACCCGCCCGGCGACCGGACCATCGGCCTGCTCGCCTACCTCTACGGCCCCGGCAAGCGCGAGGAGCACGTCGACCCGCACCTGGTCGCCTCGTTCGACGGCATGGCCCCCGATCCGGGCCGCGACCCGGGCGCCACGCTGAAGGCGCTCCAGCGGCTCCTGGACCAGCCAGTCCAGGCGCTGCCGGAGCACGCCCGTCCCGCCAAGCACGTCTGGCACACCTCCGTCCGCACCGCGCCCGGCGACCGGATGCTGTCCGACGAGGAGTGGGCCGAGGTGGCCCGCAGGATCGTCGCCGCCACCGGGATCGACCCGGGCGAGGGGCAGCCCGGCTGCCGCTGGGCCGCCGTACGGCACGCAGACGATCACATCCACATCGTCGCCACCCTCGTGTGCGAGGACGGCACCCGGCCCGACGACTTCCGCTCCGGCAAACGTGCCCAGGCCGAGGCCCGGCTCATCGAGAAAGAACTCGGCCTGCACCAGGTCGCGCCCGGCGACGGCACCGCTGCCCAGCGGCCCACCAGCGCCGAACGGCACAAGGCCGAACGGCAGGGACGCGAGCGCACCGCCCGCGAGGAACTCCGCGAGACCGTACGACGGGCCGTGGCCGGCGCGACCGGCGACGAGGAGTTCTTCGACCGCCTGGCCGCCGCCGGCCTCCTAGTCAAGAAGCGCGTCGCTCCCTCCGGCGACCTGCTCGGTTACAAGGTCGCCTTGCCCGACGACCGCAACAAGGACGGCGAGCCCGTCTACTACCCCGGCGCCCGCCTCGCCCCCGACCTCTCCCTGCCCCGGATCCGCGAACGCTGGTCCATGGACCAGCCCGAATCTCCACCGCCTCCCGGGCCGATGGCACCGTCCGCCGCACGTCGGCATGCAGCAGCTGCGCTCTCAGATGCGGTCCTCCTCGTCCACAACGGCGAAGACGCCGTCGCCGCCGCGCACATAAGCGCCGCCGGAGAAGTCCTCGACGCGCTCGCCAAGACCTCCGCCGCCCACACCCGCCACCAACTACGAGAGGCCGCCTGGGCATTCGAGCGTGCCACCCGCTCCCACATCCGCGCCGCACGCGGACACGACCAGGCATTGCGGCAGGCCGCCCGCGAACTCGTCCGCGGCGGGCCTGCCCTCGGGCGCGGCGAGGACGGCGCCACTACGGCCATGGCCATCGACGTGCTGTTGTTCCTGATCACCGCCGCCGCGCACTGGCACGCCAGGAAGGGTCACGCCCAGCAGGCCGAAGCGGCCCACCAGGCCGCCGAGCACCTACGCAGCGCCTACCGGGTCGCCGCCGAGCAGCCGCTCGCCGTCCTCCACCAGCGCGGCCGGAACCTCGCCCGCCCGTTGCTGGAGAGACAGGCCGCCGCCGTGCGGGCGGCGATGCCCCAGCTGGCTGAGCAGGTACTGGCTGAGCCCGGCTGGCCGTCCCTCGCTGCCACGCTCGCCGACGCCGAGGCCGCCGGCCACATCTCCGCCGCCCTCCTTGCCGACGCAGCAGGACGCCGCGAGCTGGGCACCGCAGAGTCAGTCAGCGACGTACTGGTGTGGCGCGTACGGAGGATGACCGATCTGCCCGCCGACCCGCATCCCGAGTACCTGGCCGTTGTCGGACTCAAGCGCGATGCTGCCGCGCCAGGGCCGGCCGAGGCGCTGGGAGCCAGCACCGCAAACGCGCCTGTCCGACGACGCTAA
- a CDS encoding DUF2637 domain-containing protein, whose protein sequence is MGITLIAAVGFVLSYDALRQMAVAAHISGPLTYLFPLVIDGFIALGVTALLILRTAPLRSRLYVWTLVTLATGTSIWANALHAIRLNEQARLHLNNATVGALSAIAPLALAGAVHLYLVINRHLAANKAMAAEPPTAKAPSGGPPPPAAKSAATAIPAKQRLAQPTATPEPKPPAAPASPATTATAPPPATATPPRKATPKPGGRKASASDAYLLELARQMRYETGTVRRTDLERTARAQGYTVDRARAQKAADTVLKEAATTKNLAATA, encoded by the coding sequence ATGGGGATCACCCTGATCGCCGCCGTCGGCTTCGTCCTCTCCTACGACGCCCTGCGGCAAATGGCCGTCGCCGCCCACATCAGTGGACCGCTGACCTACCTCTTCCCCCTCGTCATCGACGGCTTCATCGCGCTGGGCGTCACTGCCCTGCTCATCCTGCGCACCGCCCCTCTCCGCTCCCGCCTGTACGTGTGGACGCTCGTCACCCTGGCGACCGGCACCAGCATCTGGGCCAACGCCCTGCACGCCATCCGCCTGAACGAACAGGCCCGTCTCCATCTCAACAACGCCACCGTCGGCGCCCTGTCCGCCATCGCCCCACTCGCCCTCGCCGGCGCCGTCCACCTCTACCTCGTCATCAACCGCCACCTCGCCGCCAACAAGGCGATGGCGGCCGAACCGCCAACCGCCAAGGCACCCAGTGGCGGACCGCCACCGCCCGCTGCCAAGTCCGCCGCCACCGCCATACCCGCTAAGCAGCGCCTGGCGCAGCCGACCGCCACGCCAGAGCCGAAGCCGCCCGCCGCACCGGCTTCCCCCGCCACGACCGCCACGGCGCCGCCTCCCGCCACCGCCACACCGCCGAGGAAAGCGACGCCAAAACCTGGCGGGCGCAAGGCCAGCGCCTCTGACGCGTACCTCCTGGAGCTCGCCCGCCAGATGCGCTACGAGACCGGCACCGTCCGCCGGACCGACCTGGAGCGCACCGCCCGTGCCCAGGGCTACACCGTCGACAGGGCCCGAGCCCAGAAGGCCGCCGACACCGTCCTGAAGGAAGCGGCCACCACCAAGAATCTGGCGGCCACCGCCTGA
- a CDS encoding ATP-binding protein: MDQPHQHRRCLRRRPLTTTALTRAPQQPARITSRLGDILAQRGIAPDAAAQEPAPEPVTALEQAEARIPARFRHALADHPQVTAWADAIARAGRPGPGGAPGIAEGPSLRIVGPTGTGKTHQAYGAIRSLLAAGVRLRWEAVTAADLYARLRPRPGFDSERDLQSLMRCPLLLLDDLGAAKTSEWTEELTYRLINHRYEHLRPTLITSNLTTDTLRAALGDRVASRLAQMTERVTLEGDDRRRQKPVA; encoded by the coding sequence ATGGACCAACCCCACCAACACCGCCGCTGCCTACGGAGGCGACCTCTGACCACCACCGCCCTCACCCGCGCTCCGCAGCAGCCCGCCCGGATCACCAGCCGACTCGGCGACATCCTGGCCCAGCGCGGCATCGCTCCCGACGCCGCCGCCCAGGAGCCGGCACCTGAGCCGGTCACCGCACTGGAACAGGCGGAAGCCCGTATCCCCGCGCGCTTCCGCCACGCCCTAGCCGACCACCCCCAGGTCACCGCCTGGGCGGACGCGATCGCCCGCGCCGGACGCCCCGGCCCCGGCGGCGCCCCGGGCATCGCGGAGGGCCCCTCGCTGCGGATCGTCGGCCCGACCGGCACCGGCAAGACCCACCAGGCATACGGGGCGATCCGCAGCCTGCTGGCTGCTGGGGTCCGCCTGCGCTGGGAAGCCGTCACCGCCGCCGACCTCTACGCCCGCCTGCGCCCCCGCCCCGGGTTCGACAGCGAGCGCGACCTGCAGAGCCTGATGCGCTGCCCGCTGCTGCTCCTGGACGACCTCGGCGCAGCGAAGACCAGCGAGTGGACCGAGGAGCTCACCTACCGGCTGATCAACCACCGGTACGAGCACCTGCGCCCCACCCTGATCACCAGCAACCTCACCACCGACACCCTGCGGGCAGCCCTCGGCGACCGCGTCGCCTCCCGCCTGGCCCAGATGACCGAACGCGTCACCCTCGAAGGCGACGACCGCCGCCGTCAGAAGCCCGTCGCCTGA
- a CDS encoding helix-turn-helix domain-containing protein, whose product MPPRPLVIGPAGHAAAHAIERTRTARGYSQRQLAARVTALGRPMTFTALSRIERTVRRCDIDDLVAIAAALGIAPQALLAGALTPSWVAGAGEI is encoded by the coding sequence ATGCCGCCACGCCCCCTCGTCATCGGACCCGCCGGACACGCCGCCGCCCACGCCATCGAACGCACCCGCACCGCCCGCGGCTACTCCCAGCGCCAGCTCGCCGCCCGCGTCACCGCACTCGGCCGGCCCATGACCTTCACCGCGCTCTCCCGCATCGAACGCACCGTCCGCCGCTGCGACATCGACGACCTCGTCGCCATCGCCGCAGCCCTCGGAATCGCCCCGCAAGCCCTTCTCGCCGGCGCCCTCACACCCTCATGGGTGGCCGGGGCGGGCGAAATATAG
- a CDS encoding helix-turn-helix domain-containing protein: MAPRLLSIPAVAAALDVDRRTVYRFIAAGELPVVDLRTGPTRSRVRVPAASLDDFINSRAVPSPARRR; this comes from the coding sequence ATGGCCCCGCGCCTGCTGTCCATACCTGCCGTCGCCGCAGCCCTGGACGTCGACCGCCGAACGGTCTACCGCTTCATCGCCGCCGGCGAGCTGCCTGTCGTCGACCTGCGCACAGGACCGACTCGCTCTCGCGTTCGCGTCCCCGCCGCGAGCCTGGACGACTTCATCAACAGCCGGGCGGTCCCCTCGCCCGCGCGACGCCGCTGA